In Xanthomonas fragariae, the genomic window TACGACCACCGGACTTGCTCTGCGAATCGAGCAGCGCCGCGTGCGGTGCGCCCTTGTGCAGATCGGGAGTAACCACGCGCACGGCGGAACGACGGCCGGGAGAGGTGGGTTTGAACTTCATCAATGGCATGGGATGGACCTCAGGCCTTGGCCGTTACGTCGATGGACTGACCATCAACCAGGCGGACGTACGCCTTGCGCCAATTGCCGCGACTGCCAGCACGATTACGGAAGGACTTGCTCTTGCCCTTGACGTTGACCACATTGACTGCTTTGACCTTGACGTCGAACAACTGCTCAACCGCGGCTTTTACGTCGGCCTTGGTGGCTTCGTTCGAAACTTCGAAGACATACTGGTTGGATATTTCCTGCAAGCGCGCGGTCTTTTCTGAGACTCGCGGAGCACGCAGCACGCTGAAGATTTTTTCGTTGCTGCTCATGCCAGCCACTCCTCGACCTTCTTGACCGCATCGGCGGTGATCACGACCGTGTCGGCCCCGACCAAAGCGACCGGATCCAGCCCCTGCACATCACGCAACTGCACATACGGCAGATTGCGAGCGGACAGATACAGGTGCTCTGAGGCTTCTTCGGTGACGATCAGCGGGCGCTTGCCCACATCAAGTCCCTTTAGCTTCTCGATCAACCCCTGGGTCTTGGTGGTTTCAACGTCGAACGCATCGACAATCATGAGGCGACCCTGGCGGTTGAGCTCAGAGAAGATCGCACAGATAGCCGCACGGTACATCTTGCGGTTGACTTTCTGCTCGAAGCTACGCGGCTTGG contains:
- the rplW gene encoding 50S ribosomal protein L23; protein product: MSSNEKIFSVLRAPRVSEKTARLQEISNQYVFEVSNEATKADVKAAVEQLFDVKVKAVNVVNVKGKSKSFRNRAGSRGNWRKAYVRLVDGQSIDVTAKA
- the rplD gene encoding 50S ribosomal protein L4, with protein sequence MELVITGSNSKVSVSDAVFGREFSEDLVHQVVVAYRNAGRAGTKAQKTRSEVAGTTKKSKKQKGGGARHGALTAPIFVGGGVTFAAKPRSFEQKVNRKMYRAAICAIFSELNRQGRLMIVDAFDVETTKTQGLIEKLKGLDVGKRPLIVTEEASEHLYLSARNLPYVQLRDVQGLDPVALVGADTVVITADAVKKVEEWLA